CTCCCAATATGGTAGAAGGGGTTAGGGGATGAGGGCAACTCGAAAACCCTTTTAAAATCTCGTTTTCAGCCTTTGGCTGGAAATGCTACTCAAAAGCGGCTCTGCCGCGAGTTCGGGAGGTGGAGCCTCAATTAGGGGCATTCCAAGTCGGAGACTCTTAACGAGATAATTTGCTAAAAGCTTTTTCTAGACTGGCTTTAACCTGAAGTTGACACCAATGGTACAGCTAGCTGTACGCCCCTACAGCCGATTATATGTTGTAAAGATTTTTGGAAATGGTGCTATGTATGTTGATGAGGTCGGAGCAGTGTCTTTCTCTTGCCTTGGTCGTTCGTGCAACTCACCGTAAAAAAGGACTGATAAAACTCTCAATACGCTACAACAGAAAAAAACCCTCTGCTAAATCTGTGAAAAAACGAGTAACACTCACCTTCCCGAAACGCGCCGTGCAAATGCCAGTCACTTACGTACTGGCCAAAGATTTCAACGTCGCCGCCAATATTATCCGCGCCCAAGTTGCCCCAAATCAAATTGGCAAACTGGTAGTGGAATTATCGGGAGACATCGATCAATTAGATGCGGCGATCGAGTGGATGCGATCGCGTAATGTTAATGTTTCTTCGACATTAGGCGAAATTGCGATCGACGAGGATGTATGTGTCCACTGTGGCTTGTGTACTGGGGTTTGTCCTACCGAAGCCCTCACCCTCCAGCCAGAGACGTACAAGTTGACATTCACGCGATCGCGCTGTATCGTCTGCGAACAGTGTATCCCCAGCTGTCCCGTACAGGCAATTTCTACTAACATTTAACAATCTAAAATCCCAAATCCAAGATTGAAGTTAGCCCAACTTAAACACATCCGCCATTACACCACCATCAGCCACCAGCCTACTTTTTGCTGGAGAGTCATAAACTACCAATAGCGAAGGTATACCAGCTACATCCTGAAACAGCGTCATTCCCTCAGCATGATCTTCCCGATTCCCATAAGGAATATCTTGCACAAAATCGGGATTGCTGAAGACATTTTCTCGCAAATTCACACCATTTACCCAGCGATAAACTTGCACGGACCCATCTAAATCCATCGTTGGGCCAGCTAAAATCAACAAGTCTTTATCATCTACATACAAATCCCGAATTCCTAAACCATTCAACCAGATAAAATGCTTTTTATATAACTCCTGCAATTCTCCAATTTGCTTTAGTTTCATCAGTCCAGGGGTAGAATCTTCTAACTCTATTTCCAGTACCATAGCCCAACCCCGCAACACAGGCCCGCGCAAACCCAGAAAGACGCGGTTTTGATAAATACCTATTCCTTCAATATCAAAGCCATTATCCTTTCCGGGAATTGCTGCCTGAATAAACAAGCCTAAATGATCGTCATTTGCTAAAGCTGTCATCAGCACGTTACCCTGATTTGTCACCTCTAATTTAGCGGCATTCAATTGCACATCTGGCTTTTGGGGATGTGGACAAGATGAGAATAGCTTACCGTCTATTAGAGGAATTCGTCCTAAAACGTAACGGTTAGGTTCTGATTCAATTTTTCCGAGCCTTTTCAAGTTTTTGGCATCTGTATTTTCAGGTTTGATTTTTTTGCGTTTGTAGCTGTGAGAACCAACAAACCATAAGTAATTATCAGCGTAAGCCAGTCCTTCTATATCTATTTCTTTGTCTTCTGGTGCAGGTAAACTGAGAAATTCTGCTACTCTAAATTGTTGATGATCTGTAAAATTATCAGTATCAACCAAAGATAAACGCTCAATAGTAGAGATTTCATCTGACCCTAACCATAAATACTTTTGATGTGTTAGCAGCACTGCTGATAAGTCTTCTCTATGTTCTTTAAAGGAATCTACAAAAGTCAATAAAACTTGATTTAGCAAATTTAACTTTGGCATTTTAAATTATATTGAGAGTTGCAAAAATGTTAGCCATGCTATTATAGTATGTGATTTCATGGCATAAATATAGCTGATATCAAGTTGACGGGGTGAACTGCGATTTCAACCTTTGTATAGATATTGCATGTTTATAGAAGAGTATGCAACTATCAATCGTCATAAGCATATCTGCCAATACTCATAACATAAAAAATATGAAAAGTAGATGTAAATTTTTAAATAATGTTGTTATTATGCAAGAACCTCATGAGGTAATCATTCAGACCAATTATGAAATTAGCCACACAACCTACAGTAAAAACTCTCGGTGACTACGCCTACCAAGCGATTGAAAAACACTTTAAGAAAACCTTGAAGTGGGAAAAATCAGTAAAGAAAGATGAAGATCCAGAAGCGCTGCACCAAATGCGAGTGGGAATGCGCCGCCTACGGACAGCGGTAACTCGGTTTGGGATAGCGGTGGATGTGTCGAAACCAATCAGCGATAAAAATATCGGTAAAATAGCCCGTCGTCTTGGTAATCTGCGAGATTTAGACGTACTTAAAGAAAGTTTGGAAAACACTTATAAACCAAACTTACCCCGCAAAGAGCAAGAATCTCTGCAAACAGCTTTTACAGCTTTGGCGAAACAACGTGAAGATGTAGAATCGAGTGTGCAGAAAACATTAAATGATGAATCTTACAAGTCTTTAAAAGATGCATTGGATAAGTGGTTAGAGAAACCCAACTATCAACCTTTGGCATCTATTGCTATTGGGCAAGTGCTACCAGACTTACTTTTACCAGAAGTGAGTAATTTCTTTCTGCATCCGGGTTGGCTAGTTGGGACTGAAGTTGTAGAATCAGAAGTGAAAATCCAGAAAAACTGGAAAGCAAAAAAGATAGAAAAACAACTGACAACAGAAGGTGAAAGTCTTCATAGTTTGCGAAAAGAAGCTAAACGTATACGCTACCAGATGGAGTTATTTACTGACTTATATGGCGAGTCTTACGCAGCTTATATTACAGATGTGAAAAGTATCCAAGAAATTTTGGGTACGATGCAAGATAGTGCCGTTTTAACTGACTGGCTAGCAGATGTATACAAGTCAGAAATTCAGACTGAGTTGCCCACCCTTGCTAATTTGTTAACAGAGAATCGTTACCAGTCGTGGCAGCAATGGCAACCTTTGCAAGAACGGTATCTGAAAACTGAAACCAGACATAGTTTTCATTTAACAATACTGCACCCGCTTTCAGGAGTAATCAGTTAAAAGTTACTTTTGATTGAGAAAGGATTGAACTAACGAAGAGATAATTGATANAAAACTTCTAGAGACAAAAGATAAACACTGCTATGGATAATTTGTAAAATACGGGTTTTTTCGGCGGAATAAAACCTNGAAATTAGTCTAATAGTGGTTTCTAGAATTACTCCCCGCTCAATTTCATTNNNAACAATCCTGCTNNNACAGAGCCATCGAGAATGGCTCTGNNNNNNAGTAGAACGATGTGGAAAAACCAAACTATGNNNAGAAAAATTAAATAGACTTAAACCCTCTTCCCTCCTGCCTCCTGCCTCCTGCCTCATCCCAACAATAAATATNNNCACCGACCTACTTATTCGTATATGGTTAATGGTAGTGTCGGTAATCATNNNACTCCATGCTTTAACCGACTTTTTGTACTTCAAAATGTAATATAAAGTGTTGTATGCTCTTTTGCATTCCTCACAAGTTTCTCAAATTATTTCTCTATACCTGACTATAAAGATGAGGATCTGAAAAAACTCACCTAGCCGAAGTATTAGAGGTATATATGTTTAAAAAAATTCTGCTTGCATTAGATTGCTCTGAGATGGGCAAACATATTTTTGAGCAAGGCGTTGCTTTAGCTAAGATGACTGGAGCTAGTTTATTGCTGCTACACGTTTTATCTACTGAAGAAGAAGGTAGTCCTTATATACCCGTGTCTACTTTTGACTACTATCCAGGAATGTGGAACCAAGTCTCAGAGTCTCACATACAGGAGTGGGAAAAATGGAAAAATCAAGGTGTGGAGATGTTGCAATCGTTCTGCGCTCAAGCAAATACAGCCGCAGTGAACACTGAATTTAGGCAAATCCCTGGCAGTCCGAGTCGAGTTATTTGTGACTTAGCTGGGAATTGGGGCGCCGACCTCATTGTGATTGGGCGTCGAGGTCACTCTGGTCTAGCGGAACTATTACTCGGTAGTGTCAGTAATTACGTTCTTCACCATGCTCCTTGTTCAGTCTATGTTGTGCAACTTCCTATTGATGACAAAAAAGCTGAAGTTGTCAGAGAAAGCGCAAGCGCTTCCACTGGCAGCTAATTCATGGCAATGTCTTACCTCGTTCCCAGCCTCCGGCTGGGAATAGCGATTAGTGGGCTGCTGCCTCCTGAAAGAGCATTTTCAGTTCTACCCGAAAACGAGATTTAACGAGATTTTAAAATTAACGTGAGTTCGACAAGTCTTATTTGACCTCTCCCCCAACCCCTCTCCGACACGGAGAGGGGAGCAAAAAGCTGAATTGTTCGTTGCTCCTCCCTTTCCGTTTCGGAGAGGGCAGGGTGGGAGAGAGAGGTTCATCGAACTTCACGTTAAAATGATTCAGGGATAAAAAAGACGGGTTGCAGCCCGTCTAAATAGCTTGAAAGTGCAAATACACCTTATATAGTATTGAAAATAACACAGTTAATTTTCTGAGAATTGCCAATTTGCCAAGTCATAAAAAGAACAGATATTGAACTGCTATTTGTTTATAACCCAATACGCTTGGGTTAGGGGTTATTGGTGTAAATAATTGGTCTTTCAAGACGCGAGAAATCGCGTCTCTACATCTGGGTTTTGTCGCTCATTCTGAACTGTATTGGTTTATGAGCGTCCCACAAGTTCTAGTCTTTCTAGGTAAATCCTTTAATTATCTATGTTTGAGGATTTTCGGAAATTGCGTAGGTGTTGGTGTAGCCTATCCAAGAGTTGCTCGTCGTAGACATCGCACTCCTAACACTGATTGAGCAATTTTCAGCTACTCCCTACTCTAAAAACAGTAATAATCGCCCTAACAAGATATTGCTTTATCTAAATCAGTCATAGTATAAGTTACAGCTAGTGGATATAGAAGCTCCTCTAATGTGTTATCACGACTGGTTTAGTTTGACATGAACTCAACTAGCAACGAAAATCAAGGTTTATAAGCATCAAATATGAACGTTTTACTTTTATACCCCCGCTTTCCAAAAAGTTTTTGGTCTTTTGAAAAAACACTGGCTTTGTTAGACCGTAAAGCAATGCTACCGCCTTTAGGCTTGGTAACTGTAGCGGCGATTTTACCGCAAGAATGGAATTTTAAGCTAGTAGATCGAAATGTTCGCGTCTGTACAGAAGCCGAATGGGCTTGGGCCGATTTGGTTATTATGTCGGCGATGATTGTGCAAAAAGAGGATTTGCTCTCTCAGATATTGGAAGCAAAACGGAGAGGTAAGCGGGTTGCTGTAGGTGGGCCTTTTCCGACAGCGCTACCAGATGAAATGACATCTGCTGGGGCAGATTATTTGATATTAGACGAGGGTGAAATCACTCTACCCTTATTTGTAGCAGCGATCGCACGCGGCGATCGCACAGGTATATTTCGCTCTGGTGGTGAAAAACCAGATGTCACTAACACTCCAACACCTCGCTTTGACTTGCTAGAGTTTGAAGCTTATGCAGAGATGTCGGTGCAATTTTCCCGTGGATGCCCCTTTCAATGTGAATTTTGCGACATTATTGTGCTATACGGTCGCAAACCCCGCACCAAAAACCCAGAGCAACTCTTAGCAGAACTTGAGTATCTCTACAAACTGGGTTGGCGGCGCAGTATTTTTATGGTGGATGACAACTTCATCGGCAATAAGCGGAATGTCAAATTATTCTTGAAGTCTCTTCTGCCTTGGATGGTAGAACATAACTATCCCTTTTCCTTTGCCACAGAGGCTTCAGTTGATTTAGCCCAAGATCAAGAACTGATGGATTTGATGGTAGCGTGTAATTTTGGAGCAGTTTTTCTGGGAATTGAAACCCCCGACGAAGAAAGTCTTACTTTCACGCAGAAATATCAGAATACGCGAGACTCACTCAGCGAGGCGGTGAATAGAATTACCCGCTCCGGGCTGCGAGTTATGGCAGGGTTTATCATTGGGTTTGATGGCGAGAAAGTCGGAGCTAGGCGCACGAATTGTCAAGTTTGTCGAGCAAACAGCAATTCCCACAGCCTTATTTAGTATGTTGCAAGCGCTTCCAGATACGGCCCCTCTGGCATAGATTAGAAAAGGAAGGACGACTCCGTAATAAATCTGCCAACATCAACCAAACCACGTTGATGAACTTTGTGCCAACTCGACCGTTAGAAGACATTGCTCGTGAATATGTGCAAGCATTCTGTGATTTGTATGAGCCAGAGCGGTTTTTGGAGCGTACATACAAACACTTCCGGCTTTTGGGCGAAGCAACCTATCCGAAAAAGGGCAAAGCTGCCAAGAAACCATTGAACTGGAAAGTACTCCGAGCGTTTCTGATCATTTGTTGGCGTCAAGGTGTACGTCGTCAGACACGCTGGCAATTCTGGCGCAACTTGTGGAGCATGTATCAGCATAATCCGGGTGGGGTGAGTAGCTACTTAGCTGTTTGTGCCCAAATTGAGCATTTCTTGGAATATCGCCAAATTGTCCGAGATGAAATTGAGGCGCAAGTAACTGAATTTCTGGAAGCAGAAGCTAGGGTAAAACCGGAGGCAGAAGTGATGGAAGTGTTAGAAAGCGTCAAAAAATAACTAGTACCACAATGGGCTTGGGTTAAGACAAATTGTCAAACGGTGATTGAATTTTATCAACAGATGCGATCGCCTGCTCAATCACACCAGGAGACAATTATTATCTCTTTGTGTGATTGAATGATCCAAAGTTATATTTACACCTCAAAAAACTGCGACAACTCTCGTTAAGCTAACGCGCCTACATATTGCACTATTTTCTGTGTAGGCCGTCATTAGTCATTAGACATTTGTGTTTACCAAAGACAAATGACAAAGGACAACCAACCTCACCAGTTGATGTGCAACTTAAATGCGTAACAGCTTATCATGTCCAGAGGAATGAGAGTGAGGTTAAAGCATCATGTACATCCCAAATGCTTTTCGAGAAGATGACATTGAGAAACTTGTTGCCTTCATGCGTGCGAATAGTTTTGCCACATTGGTGTCTATTCTAAATGATGTACCTGTTGCCTCACATATTCCGCTGGTTGTCACAGTGCAAAATAATGTGGTGAAGCTATCGGGTCATGTTGCCAAACCAAATCCTCAATGGCAGGTCTTTGGGGTAGGCGAGGCACTTGCTGTATTCACTGGCCCCCATGCTTATATCTCGCCCTCTTTGTATGAGAAGCAAGAGAGTGTACCTACGTGGAACTACATTGCTGTACACGCCTACGGTGTACCGCAAGTTATTACCCTTGGTGATTCACCGGAATTAATGGATAAGATGATTGAGGACATGATTGACACCTATGGCTCTGAGTATAAATCTCAATGGCATAGCTTATCCGATAACTTTCGCGAGGGAATGATGAATGGCATTATTGGTTTTGAGATGACCATCACGCGGTTGGAAGGGAAATACAAACTTAGCCAAAATCGCAGTCATTCTGACCAGAATAATGTTGCCCATGCCTTGCTACAAAGTACAGACCCAACTGTTCATGGCATAGGTGCTGCAATGAAACAGAATCTTGAAACTGGTGAACATTTGCCGGAGTGAAAGCTTGAATTATTTTTGTCAAAGTTTTAGGGGAAGGCTAATTTGAAAGGTTGAGCCTTGACCTAGAATACTATTTACAGTAATTTGGCCTCCGTATCGTTGCACAATTTGTTGAGCGATCGCAAGTCCGAGTCCAAAGCCGCCTGTTTGCCGAGATCGGACAGTATCTACCCGATAAAAACGATCAAATATATGTGGCAAATCAGTGGACGGAATGCCAATGCCGTTGTCTTTGACCTGAATTATCGCAGAGTGAGACTGAGTAAAAAGATATAATTCTACCTTTCCATCTGCTGATGTGTACTTAAAGGCATTAGTCAGTAGATTAATCACAGCTTGTTTGAGCAAATTAGCATCAGCTTTTAACATGATCGGATGCTCTGGAAGGTGAGCATTGAAATTGAGATTTTGGGCAGGAGCAAGGGCTGCGAACTCCTGAGCAAGCGATCGCAATATTTCACACAAGTCAACGGGTTTTAATCCGGTTTCTGCAAGGGAGCCATTATGACGCGACAAAAAAAGCAGATCGTTAATCAGCGTACTCATGGACTTAGCAGTTTGGGCGATATTTTGCAACCGCAATCTTTGTTCCACCGGGTCTTCGGGGGGCATCAGAGCAACTTGGGCATTGCTTAATACCGTAGCAACGGGTGCGCGTAATTCATGAGAAGCATCGGCTGTAAATTGCTGCAATTGCTGATATGCACGGAGGCTTGGTCGCATTGCCAATCCGCCCAAAAACCAACCTGTAATGCCTATTACACCAAAGGTCACGGGAACCCCAAAAGTTAAAAACAAGCGGGCCTGATTTAGTCCAACGCGTAAAGAGTTCATTGGAACTGCCGTTTGGAAATAGCCAATCAGCACCTTACCTTCCAAAACAGGAAGTGTAACTTGGCGAACCCAGGTTCTTGTACTAAATGATTCTGAGTCTATTGGTGCTTCTACTGTTTGAAAGCCAGGTTTTGCAGTCAACTGTTTGCCACCCGATGAACCGATAAACTGCAAAAGTTGTTTATTAGAGTTATACCACCGTGCATACATTAGCCCGCCATTCAAGGATGCATCACTTTCTACAGGAGTCTGGCCGCGCTGATTTTGCCATTGACTTTGATAAAGCGAGTATTGGGTTTTGACGGCAAAGGCTTTACTTTGTGAAAAGAGTTCGTCGTCAAAAACCCGCAACTGTTCTTCGACACTCAGACAATAGCCCACCCCTGCAAAGGCGAACAAAATTCCACCCATTGACAGGGCAAACCAGTGAGCAAGATTACGACGGCTATGATCAAACATTAGTTATTAGTCATTTGTCATTGGTCATTTGTCATTGGGCACTGCTTATTAATTCTTCTCGCCCTGCTCCCTGCTCCCCTGCTCCCCTGCCCCTCTGCTCCCCTGCCCCTCTGCCCCCTGCCCCCTAACGGCTTAGAAAGGCGGATTTATTCGATAGCCCATTCGATGCACTGTTTCTATCCAATCTTTGACACCAATGGTTTGTAGGCGCTGGCGCAAGCGGCGAACTAAGGTAGTCACTGCGTTACTTTCAGGTTCCTCTCCGTAGCTCCAAAGGGCTTGCTCAATCTGGTTATGAGATAATACTTGGCGGGGATGACGCATTAAATACTCCATCAATTGAAACTCCCGGCTAGAAAGTTGAGTTGTCAACGAACCAAGTTCGAGCGTCAAACTGGATAAATGAAGTTGCAAATCGCCCAAGCTAAGTATATCTCCTTGCCACATAGGCGATCGCCTTCCTAGTGCCCGGACTCGTGCCAATAACTCTAGGACATCCACAGGCTTTACTAAGTAATCATCGGCTCCAGCATCTAAACCCATTACTTTATCTAAAACCGTGTCTTTCGCCGTCAGCATCAATACAGGAGTCAGCTTACCTGCTCGTCGATATACTTGACACAATTCTACGCCACTTACTTTAGGCAACATCCAATCTAGAATCAGCAAGTCATAGTCTTTGCGAAAGGCAAACCATTGTGCTGTTTCCCCATCAGCGAGCGCATCTACTGTATGCCCCACCTTCAATAATGCTGCCCGCAGTGGCTCTAACTGCGATGGGTCATCTTCGACTAGTAAGATCAACATCCTATTTGCTCAGGTTGCCGTAATTTTCGCTTGCTAATTTTAAGATTAAGCTAAAAGGATGACACAAAACTAACGGTAAACATTCAACCTTATACCTTCCATGCAGCAACTCCAACTTTTTCAAGTGTTGCGATCGTTAGGCTTTGTATTTTGGTTTTCCTTGCCGTTGATTGGGTTAGTTTTTTGGCTAGGGAGCGGTTTTGTCGGAGATCGAATTTTAAGTCGCTCCAACCTCACCAAAAAATATCTGCTAGCAGACACCCAATCGGCACGACAGATTATGAAAAGGATAGTAGCGATCAAAGTCGAAGTTCTCCCCGAAAAAGGAATTTCACGGGTGAACGTTAAAACTAACAACTCAGTTCTCACGAGGATAGTATTTGAATTTCCAATCACAGATATAAGCCAACTTGAAGCTGCTCTTAGTCAAGAGTTAGGCTTACCGCGCGATCGCGTTAAAGAATTAATAATTGAATCCAATGCATTATTGTAGAGACGGCAATTTATCGCGTCTTTGTGATTGATAATTTTCATCAAAAAACCTTAACCTAACCGTATTGCCTAAGAGGTTGTTTGAAAAGCCTAATTTATTACGAACATTTACATGGGTCGAGTCGGTTCTGGCTTTTCCCCTAGCTTTGAGCCAACCTTTGTTTTGAAAATTAGGTAATTTTGTCAATCTGCCAAACAACAGAAATAATTGCAGGCCCTTGGTCAAATTGGCTGATGGGGGCGGGTTTCATATCCCTGTAGTCTAGCAATTGGACTACGATGAGGTAAGCGATCGCTAAAATCACCGAAATCGCACCTGTAAGAATAGCAATTAATTTTGAGCGTTCCATGAGTATTTCCTGTAATGCAAGTAGAATAACTGTATTGAGTCATCGATGAGAATTGCATAGGGGCAGCCCACAGTAGGTATCACTATGACTGCAACCACAAAAAAATTTACTTTTGCAGAGTATCTTAAGTATAACGATGGCACGGATACCCAATATGAATTGGTAGATGGAGAATTAATTCCCATGAGCCTTGGCACTGGCAAGCACGGTGGCATCTCCAAGTTTTTAGAACGAAGCTTTGATGATGAAAGTGCCAAAATTGGCCAGAATTGGACAGCGCAAAAGTTTTCTGTCGGAGTGCGTTCGCCACGCGGAGGACGCTGGGACACCTCACGAATTCCAGATGTAGTAGTATTACCGACACAGCAGTGGGAAGCACTTTCTAATCGAGAGGCTGTAATCGAACTCAACGAAACTCCCCCTATATTAGTGGTAGAAGTCGTCAGCGAATCTACACAAACCACAGACTATCGCAGCAAACGTTCTGAGTATGCTGTTCTGGAAATTCCCGAATACTGGATTGTTGACCCGATTCAAGAGATAGTAACAATATGCACCTTAGTAGAAGGGTTCTATGATGCTGTTGCATTCCGAGGACAAGAACGCATTATCTCTTTTACTTTTCCACAGTTGGATTTGAGTGCCGAACAAGTCTTGGCAGGACGGAAGTGAACTCTCAATTACTACCGATGTGCGATCGCTAAAAGACATCTGCGCCTATATCTACATTAATGCTTGAGATACACTAAACACTTACTGATATACATCGCTCCGATGGGCTATCAGTAAAATAGTAATTAGTTGCTGTTCTTCATCCACTTTATAAACAACTCGCCAGACACCAACTCAATAGCGAAAAAGACCTGCGAAATCACCTTTGAGCCGCTTGATGTTTGGATGTTCGTAAGCATTCTGCCGCAGTTGGTCAAAGCAACGGTTTAGTCGTTGGGCTAGTGATGCATCTACTTCTTGATAAAACTTCTGTGCTTTGCGAGTCAGTACCAGTTCATACATGACGACGAATACTGTCAAATGACACCACTTCCCCAGCCTCAGCTTCCTGCATAGCTTCACGCAAAGCTTGCTCAAAACCAGGGACATTCAAAAGTTCCGTTGTCGCCTCATTTTCTTCTCTTTCTTCTAGATCAGCTAGAAAATCACTCACTACCCGCAGCCTTTCTGGAGACAGTCGCCGTAAACGCTTCTCAGCTTCCTGAAGAATAGTAACGTCATCTTGCTTTGATTCCATAGTTATTTCTACACTTAACGCTATTTATCATCGATTGGTTTCCTTCTTTATATATTATTGACCTTCTGAACCTCGACGATGATCTTCTGAACCTCAACGTTGACCTTCCGAGGCTCAACGATGACCTTCTGAGGCTCAAAGTTGCGCCTTTTATCCTCGAAATTGCACCTTTTATCCTCGAAGTTGCATCTTTTATCCTCAACGATGACCTTCTGAGGCTCAACGATAACCTTCTGAGGCTCAAAGTTGCGCCTTTTATCCTCGAAGTTGCACCTTTTATCCTCAACTAACAAATATATCTAACCATTCCTGAATTTACAGGGGTGAGCGTGTAGTAAAATTTGCTTACCTCTGTAAAGTGGAACATGACTTTAGACTTCTCCGGTCAAAATCTTCGAGGACGCAACTTTAAAGGTAGACAAGACCTTGCGGGTGCAAACTTTAGCTATGCCGATATCCGAGGGGCAAACTTCACCAACGCTAATTTAACAGGTACGAACTTCAGTCATGCCAAAGCTGGACTGCAACGCCGTTGGGCAATTTTCCTAGTCCTTGTCTCGTGGCTGTTGTCGGGACTATCAGGATACTTATGGTATGTCAACGGGTTATTAGTGTCAACAATATTTGATACTTCCAGCTTAGAAAATCAGATTGGCAGCTGGACTTCCTTAATTGTATTAATTGTCTTTTTCTTCGTCACAATTGCTCAAGGATTAGAAGCTGCTTTAGGATCAGTAGCCTTGGCCATAGCCGTAGCTGGAAGCTTCGCCTTTGCCTTCAGCTTTGCCAAAAGCATAGCCATAGAAGGATCTGGGGCCATAGCTATAGCCGGAAGTGGAGCCTTCAACGGAGCCATAACTGGAGCTTTCACCATAACCGTAGTCTTTTTTGTAGCCATAGCTGTAGCCGTAGCCATAGCCGTAGGCGGAACTATAGCTTTTGCCATAACCTTTGCATTTACAATAGCCTTTCCCATAGCCATAGTCATACTCGTAGCTATAGTTGGAGTAGCCAAAGCCGGAAACTTCAACACAGTTATAGCCTTGCTCATAGCCATAGCCGGAGTGTTACTTAGCATTTCTATTGGTTGGCAAGCTATGAAAGGAAATCAAAAGCACTCCTTGCTTCGTAATATTGCGATCGCCTTTGCTGCTACAGGAGGTACAAGTTTTCGTGGCGCTGACTTAACCAATGCTGATTTCACCCAAGCTACGCTCAAAAGTACAGATTTGCGAAACACTATCCTTATCCGTAGCCGTTGGCATCAAGCCAAAATGCTTGACCGTGTTCGTCCTGGTTTGACTTATCTTCAGAACTCACAAGTACGTCAACTGCTGGTTACAGGACAGGGACAGGATAAAAACTTTGACCGTCAAAACCTGCCAGGTATCAACTTACAATCAGCGAACCTAGCAGATGCCAGTTTTATCGGTGCTGACCTCAGTGAAGCAAACTTGCAAGATGCCGATTTGTCAAGAGCAAAGCTGAAGCAAACCCAACTAGACGGCACAGATTTACAGGTGCAACCCTCACATAGCGC
This portion of the Nostoc sp. GT001 genome encodes:
- a CDS encoding pentapeptide repeat-containing protein, with the translated sequence MTLDFSGQNLRGRNFKGRQDLAGANFSYADIRGANFTNANLTGTNFSHAKAGLQRRWAIFLVLVSWLLSGLSGYLWYVNGLLVSTIFDTSSLENQIGSWTSLIVLIVFFFVTIAQGLEAALGSVALAIAVAGSFAFAFSFAKSIAIEGSGAIAIAGSGAFNGAITGAFTITVVFFVAIAVAVAIAVGGTIAFAITFAFTIAFPIAIVILVAIVGVAKAGNFNTVIALLIAIAGVLLSISIGWQAMKGNQKHSLLRNIAIAFAATGGTSFRGADLTNADFTQATLKSTDLRNTILIRSRWHQAKMLDRVRPGLTYLQNSQVRQLLVTGQGQDKNFDRQNLPGINLQSANLADASFIGADLSEANLQDADLSRAKLKQTQLDGTDLQVQPSHSAYIEDWGITNTTKLHGVRCEYVFMRLPTKEDPDPLRKPDNKQEVFADGDFADFIKPIFDTLDLYHNQGVDPRAVAIAFKNLAENHPEAELEIVAMEKRGDDKILLRAKTAPGSDKSQLSAEYFDDYNQLKALSQSQQLLLVEKDKRIISLENMVDTALKQPKFYTQGDTNMSDISGINIEGSSNVSGIAGNNSIANLGTISGNMSIALNELPDATDADKPGIKELLSQLQDAIIQSTYLSEEDKTEALEQVNSLAEAGKNPQESTTQKTAKTAITMLKGIFTGLPAVASLVEAGNKLLPAISKLFGLG